One window of Acipenser ruthenus chromosome 17, fAciRut3.2 maternal haplotype, whole genome shotgun sequence genomic DNA carries:
- the LOC117423550 gene encoding protein sidekick-2-like isoform X6, translated as MSPACRTHAAGFARLWAVFGYSAWLKSSTNWILWFSLLFSTTSAQDDVPPYFKTEPVRAQLHLERNRLVLTCMAEGSWPLEFKWIHNNTEITRFSLEYRYMIPSLDRAHAGFYRCIVRNRVGALMQRRTEVQVAYMGNFEDGERSQSVSQGEGAVIPAPRIQSLPQPQVTWFRDGRKIPPSSRIAITLDNTLVILSTVAPDAGRYYVQAVNDKNGENKTSQPITLSVENVGGPADPIAPTIIIPPRNTSVASGTSEVTMECVANARPLIKLSIVWRKDGVLVTNGLSDFNRRLTILNPTVHQSGRYECEAVLRSSSVPSVSAGAYLHVLEPPQFVKEPERHITAEMEKVVDIPCQARGVPKPEILWFKDAVPISSLKIPRYRVLPGGTLQVNGLLPDDTGMFQCFASNQAGELQTNTYLAVTSISPNITAGPADSTVIDGMSVILHCETSGAPRPAITWQKGERILASGSVQLPRFTLLESGSLLISPSHISDAGTYSCLATNSRGIDEANADLIVWARTRITSPPQDQSVIKGTKATMACGVTHDPSITVRYVWEKEGSVLHTNSNPRIRLDPDGTLHISQTWSGDIGTYTCHVTSVGGNDSRSAHLRVRQLPHAPENPVAVLSLVERRAINLTWAKPFDGNSPLIRYILEVSENNAPWTVLLANIEPESSAVTVSGLIPARSYQFRICAVNDVGKGQFSKETERLSLPEEPPSAPPQNVIASGRTNQSIMIQWQPPAESHQNGIIRGYVIRYCLSGLPVGYQYKNITNPDVNNLLLEDLIIWTNYEIEVAAYNEAGLGVHSHTVTEWTLQGVPTVAPGNVHAEAVNSTTIRFSWTAPSPQFINGINQGYKLLAWEPGQEEEVTVVTVRPNFQDSIHVGYIKGLKKFTEYSTSVLCFTTPGDGPRSTAQVLRTHEDIPGPVGHLSFTEILDTSLKVSWREPIEKNGILTGYRISWEEYNRTNTRVTHYLPNVTLQYRVTGLTALTTYTIEVAAMTSQGQGQLSSSTISSGVPPELPGPPTNMAISNIGPRSVTLQFKPGYDGKTSISRWQVEAQIGVIGENEEWVLLHQLPNEPDARSLEVPNLNPYTFYRFRMRQVNIVGTSPSSQPSRKIQTLQAPPDIAPANVTLRTASETSLWLRWVPLPEWEYNGNPEFVGYRVQYSRTGTEGRALTHGIPDRLEREFTIEDLEEWAEYEVRVQAVNGIGAGPWSQPVRGRTRESVPSSGPTNISAFATTSSSILVRWSEVPEPDRNGLVLGYKVVYKEKDSDSALQFWTAEGNATHSLLLSDLGKYVLYEIKVLAFTRIGDGVPSNPPILERTLDDVPGPPVGILFPEVRTTSVRLIWQSPAQPNGIILAYQITYRLNSTNSNTATVDVLNPSARQYTATGLKPELVYVFRITAQTRKGWGEAAEALVVTTEKRDRPQPTSLPTVRQEDVQARKVLLSWEPGSDGLSPVRYYTVQYRELPDSNWTVHSASVNHEASSYIVDRLKPFTSYQFRVKSTNDIGDSEFSEESEAITTLQDAPDEAPVILSVTPHTTTSVLIRWQPPSEEHVNGILLGFQIRYRELLYDGLRSFTVRTVNSPTATWAELTYLSKHKRYEIRLSVYNAVGEGPTSAPQEVFVGEAVPTGPPQNVAIQSATATQLDVTWDPPPVEAQNGDIQGYKIFYWEFQRQNETERLRTLFLPEGGVKLKNLTGYTTYMISVGAFNAAGDGPRSPATRGRTQQAAPSASSFIHFGELTTTSVNVSWGEPVYPNGIIEGYRLIYEPCTPVDGVSKIVTVDVKGNSPRWMKIKDLADGVTYNFRIRAKTFAYGPEVEANITTGPGEGAPGPPGEPFISRYGSALTIHWASGDPGRGPISRYVIEARPSDEGLWDILIKDIPKEVTSYTFSMDILKQGVSYDFRVIGVNDYGYGSPSAPSPSISAQKVAPFYEEWWFLVVVALVGLIFILLLVFILIIRGQSKKYAKKSDSGNNSNCNALSHGEMVSLDEGRFPALELNNRKLSVKNSFCRKNGVYTRSPPRPSPGSLHYSDEDVSTKYNDLIPAESSSLTEKPSEISESQEALFYVKNAGLHVLPLHWGSDSEYEVDQDRPKTHSFVNHYISDPTYYNSWRRQQKGISRVQAYSYTESDSGEPEPSALPPPLPPLPPLPPQLNSVPKGQGQGSLYRPKGSRTPTPQQQPSIPPSQNSTLYRPPSSLAPGSRAPIAGFSSFV; from the exons ATGACGTGCCTCCCTATTTCAAGACGGAGCCTGTGCGCGCTCAGCTGCACTTGGAGAGAAACAGGCTGGTCCTCACCTGCATGGCGGAGGGCAGCTGGCCGCTGGAGTTCAAGTGGATCCACAACAACACAGAGATCACCCGCTTCTCCCTGGAGTACAG gtATATGATCCCCTCGCTGGACCGCGCACATGCCGGCTTCTACCGATGCATCGTACGAAACCGCGTGGGCGCCCTCATGCAGAGGAGGACTGAAGTGCAGGTGGCTT aCATGGGTAACTTTGAGGATGGGGAGCGATCTCAGAGCGTGTCCCAGGGGGAGGGTGCGGTCATCCCTGCCCCGCGGATACAAAGCCTCCCCCAACCGCAGGTCACCTGGTTCCGGGACGGACGCAAGATACCGCCCAGCAGCCGCAT AGCGATCACGCTGGACAACACGCTGGTCATCCTGTCCACAGTGGCTCCGGACGCCGGTCGCTACTACGTTCAAGCAGTCAACGACAAGAATGGAGAGAACAAGACAAGCCAGCCAATCACGCTCTCCGTGGAGA ACGTGGGCGGCCCTGCTGATCCCATCGCCCCAACCATCATCATTCCCCCCCGCAACACCAGCGTGGCCTCGGGGACCTCAGAGGTGACCATGGAGTGCGTCGCTAATGCCAG GCCCCTTATCAAGCTGAGTATCGTATGGCGGAAGGATGGAGTCCTGGTGACCAATGGTCTGAGTGACTTTAACCGCCGGCTGACCATCCTGAACCCAACAGTGCACCAGTCTGGACGCTACGAGTGCGAGGCTGTCCTGCGCAGCAGCAGCGTGCCCTCGGTCAGCGCCGGAGCCTACCTCCACGTTCTAG AGCCGCCCCAGTTTGTGAAGGAGCCTGAGAGACACATCACTGCAGAGATGGAGAAGGTGGTGGACATCCCCTGCCAGGCCCGAG gtgTGCCGAAACCAGAGATCCTCTGGTTCAAGGACGCGGTCCCTATCAGCTCATTGAAGATTCCTCGATACCGCGTGTTGCCGGGCGGCACTCTGCAGGTGAACGGGCTCCTGCCTGACGACACCGGAATGTTCCAGTGCTTCGCGAGTAACCAGGCCGGAGAATTGCAGACCAACACCTACCTCGCCGTCACCA GCATCTCCCCGAACATCACGGCGGGTCCTGCTGACAGCACAGTGATCGATGGCATGTCAGTGATTCTGCACTGCGAGACCTCGGGAGCACCCCGGCCAGCCATCACCTGGCAGAAAG GAGAGAGGATCCTTGCCAGTGGTTCAGTCCAGCTCCCCCGCTTCACTCTGCTGGAGTCGGGCAGTCTGCTCATTAGCCCCTCCCACATCTCCGATGCTGGCACCTACAGCTGCCTAGCAACCAACTCGCGAGGCATCGACGAGGCGAACGCTGACCTCATCGTCTGGG cacgAACCCGGATCACGAGCCCCCCCCAGGACCAGAGTGTCATCAAGGGAACCAAAGCCACCATGGCGTGCGGAGTGACCCACGACCCCAGCATCACTGTCAG GTACGTGTGGGAGAAGGAAGGCTCAGTGCTCCACACCAACTCCAACCCACGCATCCGCCTGGACCCCGACGGGACCCTGCACATCTCCCAGACCTGGTCCGGAGACATCGGCACCTACACCTGCCACGTCACCTCCGTGGGAGGCAACGACTCCCGCAGTGCACACCTCCGAGTCAG GCAGCTCCCTCACGCTCCTGAGAACCCTGTAGCAGTGCTGAGCTTGGTGGAGCGGAGAGCCATCAACCTGACCTGGGCCAAGCCCTTTGACGGGAACAGCCCCCTCATCCGCTACATCCTGGAGGTGTCCGAGAATA ATGCTCCCTGGACTGTGCTGCTGGCCAATATCGAACCCGAGTCCTCTGCAGTAACGGTCAGCGGCCTCATCCCGGCCCGCTCGTACCAGTTCAGGATCTGTGCGGTCAACGACGTGGGGAAGGGTCAGTTCAGCAAGGAGACCGAAAG ACTGTCCCTCCCGGAGGAGCCCCCCAGCGCCCCCCCGCAGAACGTCATCGCCAGCGGACGCACCAACCAGTCCATCATGATCCAGTGGCAGCCGCCGGCCGAGAGCCACCAGAACGGCATTATCCGTGGATACGTGATACG gTACTGTCTGTCTGGGTTGCCGGTGGGCTATCAGTATAAGAACATCACCAACCCTGATGTGAACAACCTGCTGCTGGAGGATCTGATCATCTGGACCAACTACGAGATTGAGGTTGCAGCCTACAACGAGGCTGGACTGGGGGTCCACAGCCACACTGTGACCGAGTGGACCCTGCAGGGAG TGCCCACAGTGGCCCCGGGGAACGTCCATGCCGAGGCTGTGAATTCCACCACCATCCGCTTCAGCTGGACTGCGCCCAGCCCGCAGTTCATCAACGGTATCAACCAGGGCTACAAG CTGTTGGCATGGGAACCAGGTCAGGAGGAGGAGGTTACCGTGGTGACAGTGAGGCCTAACTTCCAGGACAGCATCCACGTGGGGTACATCAAAGGGCTGAAGAAGTTCACCGAGTATTCCACCTCCGTGCTGTGCTTCACCACTCCGGGGGACGGGCCTCGCAGCACTGCCCAGGTCCTGCGCACGCACGAGGACA tcCCTGGTCCGGTCGGTCACCTGAGCTTCACTGAGATTCTGGACACTTCTCTGAAAGTGAGCTGGAGGGAGCCAATCGAGAAGAACGGCATCCTCACAG GATACCGCATCTCCTGGGAGGAGTACAACCGCACCAACACGCGCGTGACACACTACCTGCCCAACGTGACGCTGCAGTACCGCGTGACGGGCCTCACCGCCCTCACCACCTACACCATCGAGGTGGCAGCCATGACCTCCCAGGGCCAGGGGCAGCTCTCCTCCTCCACCATCTCCTCAGGGGTCCCTCCGG AGCTGCCGGGCCCCCCCACCAACATGGCAATCTCCAACATCGGCCCCCGATCGGTCACCCTGCAGTTCAAACCGGGCTACGACGGCAAGACCTCTATCTCCAGGTGGCAGGTTGAGGCTCAG atcggTGTCATCGGTGAGAATGAAGAATGGGTCTTGCTGCACCAGCTTCCCAATGAGCCGGACGCCCGCTCCCTCGAGGTGCCGAACCTCAACCCGTACACCTTCTACAG GTTTCGAATGCGGCAGGTGAACATCGTGGGCACCAGCCCCTCCAGCCAGCCCTCCCGCAAGATCCAGACCCTGCAGGCTCCCCCTGATATTGCCCCTGCCAACGTGACCCTGCGCACGGCCAGTGAGACCAGCCTCTGGCTCCGATGGGTG CCCCTGCCGGAGTGGGAGTACAACGGGAACCCCGAGTTTGTTGGGTACCGGGTGCAGTACTCCCGCACGGGGACTGAGGGCCGAGCGCTGACCCACGGGATCCCAGACCGGCTGGAGAGGGAGTTCACCATCGAGGACCTGGAGGAGTGGGCGGAGTACGAGGTGCGCGTGCAGGCGGTCAACGGCATTGGAGCGGGGCCCTGGAGCCAGCCAGTGCGGGGCCGCACTCGGGAGTCTG TTCCCTCCTCTGGCCCCACCAACAtctctgccttcgccaccaccTCCAGCAGCATCCTGGTTCGCTGGTCTGAGGTCCCGGAACCCGACAGGAACGGACTCGTTCTCGGATACAAG GTTGTGTACAAGGAGAAGGACTCTGACTCGGCTCTGCAGTTCTGGACAGCCGAGGGGAACGCCACCCACAGCCTCCTGCTCAGCGACCTGGGGAAGTACGTCCTGTACGAGATCAAGGTGCTGGCGTTCACGCGGATAGGAGACGGGGTACCCAGCAACCCGCCCATACTGGAGAGGACCCTGGACGACG TGCCCGGTCCCCCAGTGGGGATTCTGTTCCCCGAGGTCCGGACCACCTCTGTGAGGCTCATCTGGCAGTCCCCGGCCCAGCCCAACGGCATCATCCTGG CCTACCAGATAACTTACCGGCTAAATTCAACcaatagcaacacagcaacagtGGATGTGCTGAACCCCAGTGCGCGGCAGTACACAGCGACCGGGCTCAAACCAGAGCTGGTGTATGTGTTCCGCATCACAGCTCAGACGCGGAAAGGCTGGGGGGAGGCGGCTGAGGCACTGGTAGTCACCACTGAGAAGAGAG ACCGGCCCCAGCCCACCAGCTTGCCCACAGTCAGACAGGAGGATGTGCAGGCCCGAAAGGTGCTGTTGTCGTGGGAACCAGGCAGCGACGGCCTCTCCCCGGTCCGCTACTACACCGTCCAGTACCGAGAGCTGCCGGACAGCAACTGGACTGTCCACTCAGCCTCAGTTAACCATGAGGCCAGCTCTTACATCGTGGACAG GCTGAAGCCCTTCACTTCATACCAGTTCCGGGTGAAATCGACCAATGACATCGGAGACAGCGAGTTCAGCGAGGAGAGCGAGGCAATCACCACGCTACAGGACG CCCCGGATGAAGCCCCAGTAATACTGTCTGTGACACCGCACACTACAACCTCCGTGCTGATTCGCTGGCAG CCTCCCTCGGAGGAGCACGTCAACGGGATCCTGCTGGGGTTCCAGATCCGATACCGTGAGCTGCTGTACGATGGCCTGCGCAGCTTCACCGTGAGGACGGTGAACAGCCCCACCGCGACCTGGGCGGAGCTGACCT ACCTGAGTAAACACAAGCGCTACGAGATCCGACTGAGCGTGTACAACGCCGTGGGGGAGGGTCCGACCAGCGCACCGCAGGAAGTCTTCGTGGGAGAGGCGG TTCCCACTGGTCCACCGCAGAATGTAGCCATCCAATCGGCAACCGCGACCCAGCTTGACGTCACCTGGGACCCGCCCCCTGTTGAGGCGCAGAACGGAGATATCCAGGGGTACAAG ATCTTCTACTGGGAGTTCCAGCGGCAGAATGAGACGGAGCGTCTGCGGACCCTCTTCCTGCCGGAGGGCGGGGTGAAGCTGAAGAACCTGACAGGGTACACCACCTACATGATCAGCGTGGGGGCCTTCAACGCGGCAGGGGACGGCCCGCGCAGCCCGGCCACACGGGGGCGCACTCAGCAAGCAG CTCCCAGTGCTTCCAGTTTCATCCACTTCGGAGAGCTCACCACCACCTCGGTCAACGTGTCCTGGGGGGAGCCCGTCTACCCCAACGGCATCATCGAGGGTTATCGACTCATCTACGAACCCTGCACCCCCGTCGATG GAGTCAGTAAGATCGTGACGGTGGATGTCAAGGGGAACTCTCCCCGGTGGATGAAGATCAAGGACCTGGCGGACGGGGTAACCTACAACTTCCGCATCCGGGCCAAGACCTTCGCATATGGACCAGAGGTGGAGGCCAACATCACCACTGGACCAGGAGAGG GTGCCCCTGGCCCTCCCGGGGAGCCCTTCATCTCTCGCTACGGCTCGGCTCTCACTATCCACTGGGCGAGCGGAGACCCCGGAAGAGGCCCCATCAGCCGCTACGTCATTGAGGCCAGACCCTCAG ATGAGGGACTGTGGGATATCCTGATCAAGGACATCCCGAAGGAAGTGACATCATACACCTTCAGCATGGACATTCTGAAGCAGGGGGTGAGCTACGACTTCCGGGTCATTGGGGTCAACGACTATGGCTACGGCTCCCCCAgcgccccctccccctccatctCCG CCCAGAAGGTGGCACCCTTCTATGAGGAGTGGTGGTTCCTGGTGGTGGTGGCTCTGGTGGGGCTCATCTTTATCCTGCTGCTCGTATTCATCCTGATCATCCGCGGGCAGAGCAAGAAGTACGCCAAGAAATCGGACTCAG GGAATAACTCGAACTGCAACGCCCTGAGTCACGGAGAGATGGTGAGTCTGGATGAGGGACGGTTCCCAGCACTGGAGCTCAACAACCGGAAGCTGTCTGTGAAGAACTCCTTCTGCCGCAAGAACGGAGTCTACACCAG GTCTCCTCCTCGGCCCAGCCCTGGCAGCCTGCACTACTCGGACGAGGACGTCAGCACCAAATACAACGACCTGATCCCAGCGGAGAGCAGCAGCTTGACAGAGAAACCCTCGGAGATCTCAGAGTCTCAG